Proteins encoded by one window of Hylaeus volcanicus isolate JK05 chromosome 7, UHH_iyHylVolc1.0_haploid, whole genome shotgun sequence:
- the LOC128879587 gene encoding translin-associated protein X: MMSQPKGDRKHRRYHHNKKINIGDKGKEIVESINENNLVVQQFRGYATELDDKHDRFERIVKISRDITIESKRIIFLLHTIDKQSKQESVLQEAKTRLQNVAQNLFSCIALELENQDPYQYLKAYRAGLEEYIEAITFYQYMHGGDIEHWTELEKILTYTNSEKSEYKTLRTLVTPYEYILGIADLTGELMRKCINDLATGDIGSCYQTCSFVRNMYKGFLGSTSISNKEMNRKLCTLKQSIHKMENVCYTIKVRGSEIPKHILVDVATEEYAESDEGYQVY; encoded by the exons ATGATGTCTCAACCCAAAg GAGATAGAAAACATCGTCGATATCACCATAATAAGAAGATCAACATTGGTGACAAAGGCAAGGAAATCGTAGAGAGCATAAACGAGAATAATTTGGTCGTACAGCAATTTCGAGGTTATGCTACTGAGTTGGACGATAAACACGATCGTTTCGaaagaattgtaaaaatcAGTAGAGATATCACTATAGAgagtaaaagaattattttccttttacaCACAATAGATAAACAAAGCAAACAGGAGAGCGTTTTACAGGAAGCTAAAACTAGACTACAAAATGTAGCTCAAAATCTTTTCTCATGTATAGCATTGGAACTAGAGAATCAGGATCCTTATCAGTACCTTAAAGCATATCGTGCTGGTCTCGAAGAATACATAGAGGCAATTACATTTTACCAATATATGCATGGTGGTGATATAGAACATTGGACAGAACTTGAAAAGATACTTACTTACACAAATTCCGAAAAATCTGAATATAAAACTTTACGTACTTTAGTTACGCCATATGAATACATCTTGGGAATTGCAGACCTGACCGGGGAACTTATGCGTAAATGTATTAATGATCTAGCAACTGGAGACATTGGTAGTTGTTACCAAACATGCAGCTTTGttagaaatatgtacaaaggTTTTCTTGGTTCTACAAGTATAtctaataaagaaatgaacaGAAAACTTTGTACACTCAAACAAAGCATCCATAAAATGGAGAACGTTTGTTATACCATTAAAGTTAGAGGTTCTGAAATACCAAAACACATACTTGTAGATGTAGCTACAGAAGAATATGCAGAGAGTGACGAAGGATACCAAGTATATTAA